In a genomic window of Helianthus annuus cultivar XRQ/B chromosome 10, HanXRQr2.0-SUNRISE, whole genome shotgun sequence:
- the LOC110882519 gene encoding uncharacterized protein LOC110882519 codes for MVEEDATVGTFSSRGAVDPGNFVSEIDATVQIGEKLGVVFGNHDQLVRETVIVEEMKRSDMADFDLSKLWGNRDFGSDFVGSIGQSGGLLCMWDSRSFEYSGSVRKRNFIIIKGRLKGFNESLCVVNVYAPQSIRAKQELWYEINVEMALEEGIWLAAGDFNAVWYREERRNSDFKPACARNFNSFIHNLGLIEYNMVGNQFTCIRDNGRKHSKIDRVLVSPNLFNKWPEASIRALHNLHLDHTQLLLSLSSLNFGHKPFRLFNSWLKKDGFDDVVRLAAANFSFEGEPDMLLNKKLAFIRSNIKSWTVEMIKKEGEEERRVRDELEILEEVMESRSLSEEEEWIYEESNKVLKELSFSKGEDLRQRSRIKWAIDGDENSKYFYRVINKRRALNSILGLSINGSWVTTPSKVKKEVMSFLRKKC; via the exons AAAATTAGGAGTTGTTTTTGGGAATCATGATCAGTTGGTTAGAGAGACCGTAATTGTTGAAG AAATGAAGCGGAGTGATATGGCTGATTTTGATTTATCTAAATTATGGGGGAATAGGGATTTTGGTTCAGATTTTGTGGGATCGATCGGTCAGTCAGGCGGGTTACTGTGCATGTGGGACTCTAGGAGTTTTGAGTACAGTGGGTCTGTAAGAAAAAGGAACTTTATTATCATTAAAGGCAGATTGAAGGGGTTTAATGAATCATTGTGTGTGGTTAATGTTTATGCTCCACAAAGTATAAGGGCTAAACAGGAGCTTTGGTATGAGATCAATGTGGAGATGGCGTTAGAGGAGGGCATTTGGTTAGCTGCGGGTGATTTTAATGCGGTTTGGTATCGGGAAGAAAGAAGGAACAGTGACTTTAAACCGGCGTGCGCGAGGAATTTTAATAGTTTTATTCACAATTTGGGTCTTATAGAGTACAATATGGTGGGGAATCAGTTCACTTGCATTAGAGATAATGGCAGAAAGCACAGTAAGATCGATAGGGTTTTGGTGTCTCCTAACCTTTTTAACAAGTGGCCGGAGGCGTCCATTAGAGCTCTGCATAATCTTCACTTGGATCATACACAATTATTATTATCTTTAAGTTCCTTGAATTTTGGACACAAACCGTTTAGGCTCTTTAACTCTTGGCTAAAGAAAGATGGGTTTGATGATGTTGTGAGATTGGCGGCGGCCAATTTCAGCTTTGAGGGGGAGCCGGATATGTTGTTAAATAAGAAACTTGCAttcattcgatcgaacatcaaGTCTTGGACGGTTGAAATGATAAAGAAAGAAGGTGAGGAAGAAAGGAGGGTTAGGGATGAGCTGGAGATATTAGAAGAAGTCATGGAAAGCAGAAGCTTATCGGAAGAAGAGGAGTGGATTTATGAAGAAAGTAACAAAGTTCTTAAGGAGTTGAGTTTTAGCAAAGGGGAAGACCTTAGACAAAGATCAAGAATCAAATGGGCGATTGATGGAGATGAGAACTCGAAGTATTTTTACCGTGTTATCAATAAGAGAAGAGCCTTGAATTCTATCCTGGGGTTAAGTATTAATGGCAGTTGGGTGACAACTCCGTCTAAGGTCAAAAAGGAGGTTATgtcgtttttaagaaaaaaatGTTGA